A portion of the Faecalibacterium sp. I3-3-89 genome contains these proteins:
- a CDS encoding DEAD/DEAH box helicase family protein codes for MEPLKATSVNSRAEELFVQLFCEAFGPEKTENLQVQYPCVDIYGRHRYIDFALESPESKIAIEIDGETYHNPSKVSENKYADDLLKQNSLVYDNWKVYRWIYSQLEKQPEKVKDELITFLGTSPMFKVFEADLPVQMGQTIELRDYQQEAIENLQKMREDGKTIALLYHATGVGKTITAATDAKAVGGRTLFLVNGLKLASQAKETFAKVWPEATLGEYTGSQKDMTQTVIFATVQSISKDLEKFSPTDFDYLIVDECHHAAANTYQKIFTYFHPKFILGLTATPERSDGEDMLELFQNVAHKMDLKTAVERGILVPIRCIRVKTNIDLTDVRINGIKYNSQDLESKLFIPERNQLIVDTYLKYVNGKKTVIFCASVDHAAEIAKLLRDNGVKAEAVSGRDRVEVREKILKDYETGSTNVLCACDLLNEGWDSPHTTVLFMARPTMSKTIYLQQLGRGTRRCPGKDDLLVIDFVDNANMFNMPYSLHRVLNIAKYQPMAYVLAPENKRKLDQDMLFKGEKPEAWLDVPIDVDDYEIIDLFNWQNSVKDMISQIELVRMVDVQSETVERYIKDGKIKPDLSIPFGDKRMFHYFREESIRNIAKQYGWDLITPQNMADKFMKFIETMDMSFSYKPVLLKAIYEYMDSNGRVALPDVVDYFIDFYEDRKAHGMIAEKPNSIYQKGGYTRKDVEKNVLSNPFKRFEDMRFLMRCKDVETIEVNPIIFRKLTKEDWLHIIRVCDKSLEKYYTRIS; via the coding sequence ATGGAACCATTAAAAGCAACCAGCGTCAATAGCCGTGCGGAAGAACTGTTTGTTCAGCTGTTCTGTGAAGCATTCGGCCCGGAGAAAACAGAAAATTTGCAGGTTCAGTATCCGTGTGTTGATATCTATGGTCGGCATCGCTACATCGACTTTGCGTTGGAATCGCCTGAATCCAAAATTGCAATCGAGATCGACGGAGAAACTTACCACAACCCAAGTAAGGTTTCCGAGAACAAGTATGCAGATGACCTTCTGAAGCAGAACAGTCTGGTTTATGATAACTGGAAGGTTTACCGCTGGATTTACAGTCAGCTGGAAAAGCAGCCGGAAAAGGTCAAGGATGAGCTGATCACATTCCTGGGCACCAGCCCCATGTTCAAGGTGTTTGAAGCGGACCTGCCGGTTCAGATGGGGCAGACCATCGAGCTTCGGGATTACCAGCAGGAGGCTATCGAGAACCTACAGAAAATGCGAGAGGACGGCAAGACCATTGCGCTGCTGTACCATGCAACCGGCGTGGGCAAAACTATCACAGCAGCAACGGATGCCAAGGCTGTTGGTGGGCGCACACTATTTCTGGTCAACGGCCTGAAGCTGGCATCTCAGGCAAAAGAGACCTTCGCCAAGGTCTGGCCGGAAGCAACCTTGGGAGAGTACACCGGAAGCCAGAAGGATATGACCCAGACGGTCATTTTTGCAACGGTGCAGAGTATCTCCAAGGATCTGGAAAAGTTCTCGCCTACGGATTTTGACTACCTGATCGTGGACGAATGTCACCATGCGGCGGCCAATACTTATCAGAAAATTTTCACCTACTTCCACCCAAAGTTCATTCTGGGGCTGACCGCCACTCCGGAACGCAGCGATGGCGAGGATATGCTGGAGCTGTTCCAGAATGTCGCCCACAAAATGGATCTGAAAACTGCTGTGGAGCGTGGCATACTGGTGCCGATTCGCTGCATCCGGGTCAAGACTAACATCGACCTGACCGATGTGCGAATCAACGGTATCAAATACAATTCGCAGGATCTGGAAAGCAAGCTGTTCATCCCGGAACGCAACCAGTTGATCGTTGACACCTATCTAAAGTACGTCAACGGCAAAAAGACAGTAATCTTCTGTGCCAGCGTAGACCATGCAGCCGAAATTGCAAAGTTGCTGCGGGACAACGGTGTGAAGGCGGAAGCAGTTTCCGGGCGGGATCGTGTTGAGGTTCGGGAAAAAATCCTGAAGGACTATGAAACCGGCTCGACCAACGTTCTTTGTGCCTGCGACCTTCTGAACGAAGGCTGGGACAGCCCGCATACCACGGTGCTGTTCATGGCGCGCCCGACCATGTCCAAAACAATCTATCTACAGCAGCTTGGCCGTGGTACGCGCCGTTGTCCGGGCAAGGATGACTTGCTTGTCATCGACTTCGTAGACAACGCCAATATGTTCAATATGCCGTATAGTCTGCATCGTGTGTTGAACATTGCCAAATATCAGCCGATGGCCTATGTTCTGGCACCGGAAAATAAACGGAAATTGGATCAGGATATGCTTTTCAAAGGCGAGAAGCCCGAAGCATGGCTGGATGTTCCGATTGATGTGGATGACTATGAAATCATTGACCTGTTCAACTGGCAGAACAGCGTCAAAGATATGATTTCGCAGATTGAGCTTGTCCGCATGGTCGATGTTCAGTCCGAAACGGTTGAACGCTATATTAAAGACGGAAAAATCAAGCCTGATCTTTCCATTCCGTTTGGGGATAAGCGGATGTTCCACTATTTCCGGGAGGAAAGCATCCGAAATATCGCTAAACAGTATGGCTGGGATTTAATTACGCCGCAGAATATGGCAGACAAGTTTATGAAGTTCATCGAAACAATGGATATGAGCTTTTCCTATAAGCCGGTGCTGCTCAAGGCAATCTACGAGTATATGGACAGCAACGGTCGGGTAGCTCTGCCGGATGTTGTGGATTATTTTATCGACTTCTATGAAGATCGTAAAGCGCATGGGATGATAGCAGAAAAGCCGAACAGCATCTATCAGAAGGGTGGATACACCCGGAAAGATGTGGAGAAAAATGTTCTTTCCAATCCGTTCAAGCGGTTTGAGGATATGCGTTTCCTGATGCGCTGCAAGGATGTGGAAACCATTGAAGTCAACCCAATCATTTTCCGCAAGCTCACGAAGGAAGATTGGCTGCATATCATAAGGGTCTGCGATAAGAGTCTGGAAAAGTATTATACGAGAATCTCTTGA